CTGATGATCTGCCTGATGGACTCCACCTCGGAATAGGAGAGAGCCCTCATGGCCATCTGGACCACCAGGCGTTCCCGGGCCCTGTCGGCGATGGTCCTTGCCCTGGCGTGCAGGATCTCCAGACCTACCACGGTGGCCAGGTACTCTCCGAGCACCAGGTCGCGGTTGTCGAAGGGGTGGCCGAAACGGGCCAGGATGAGAGTGCCCAGCCGTTCCCCAGCCCCGTGGATGGGAACGTAGACCACGTGCTTGTTGGAATAGGTGCAGGGCTCGTCGGAGTAGGCGCAGAGACCATGGTCGGTGTGATTTAGTTCCGACTCGTGGTACTGGTTGACTTTCTCAGTATAACTTTCGGGCATGGAACCCGTCTCCAGGAGGTTCGACATGGTGGGGCAGTTGTATTCGCTCACCCAGGAGT
This window of the Thermovirga sp. genome carries:
- a CDS encoding GTP-sensing pleiotropic transcriptional regulator CodY; this translates as MDTPKKLIESRAPIANPSAMQDLLEKTRAVNRILQSRKDPGTPDYQRLARLLCELSAANVYIIDWEGVILGYSWVSEYNCPTMSNLLETGSMPESYTEKVNQYHESELNHTDHGLCAYSDEPCTYSNKHVVYVPIHGAGERLGTLILARFGHPFDNRDLVLGEYLATVVGLEILHARARTIADRARERLVVQMAMRALSYSEVESIRQII